The following are encoded together in the Gadus chalcogrammus isolate NIFS_2021 chromosome 2, NIFS_Gcha_1.0, whole genome shotgun sequence genome:
- the pigq gene encoding phosphatidylinositol N-acetylglucosaminyltransferase subunit Q, with the protein MVLKVFFPQCCNRAASGLLVGRWLPGRDTAVVLAVIHYPFIPSTVKQYLQKVQAQSQVPVEVLGSWSMPSEKQEGLDSFLRDLRTIFPQGRWLQVSREVGKTGFSCQLLPLALGEGGGWKVEKKEEQAEGDGTEKEEEEEVEEKDRVIFVHYDQRKVMVSQLHPLESPAPPDSEETSELRQMFWTVGRSEPLFLKDKYDDGPLKMSHWQSEGREASILVELMKLASTPLCLLLAWVLGAWGWVTGTRLLNLPPLRFLSSKLSSCVQLSHRTAHMKTVASLDRATSHTDFMRKANVLVSVLLDVFLGLLFISWLYREQRLARLASALMPAADRVSKELEELLQWLMGAPAGLKMNRALDQVLGRFFLYHIHLWISYLRLLAPFLEVILWYGGLSAALGLTFALSLLSDMLALLTFHIYCFYVYGARLYCMKLYGLCSLWRLFRGRKWNVLRQRVDSCCYDLDQLFIGTLLFTILLFLLPTTALYYLVFTMLRLMVVALQGVLHLSVDLINSFPVFALGLRVFTPYRLAEGVKFRVLSDEPGTALHLLMEMNALGFGSVVQTYRTPTYSCYPPDSWGALLRKLFVGELVFPWKRKTTKTD; encoded by the exons ATGGTGCTGAAGGTCTTCTTCCCGCAGTGCTGCAACCGCGCGGCCAGCGGGCTGCTGGTGGGCCGCTGGCTGCCCGGCCGCGACACGGCCGTGGTGCTGGCCGTCATCCACTACCCCTTCATCCCCAGCACCGTGAAACAGTACCTCCAGAAG GTCCAGGCCCAGAGCCAGGTGCCGGTGGAGGTGCTGGGCTCGTGGAGCATGCCCAGTGAGAAGCAGGAGGGTCTGGACTCCTTCCTGAGGGACCTCCGCACCATCTTCCCCCAGGGCCGCTGGCTGCAGGTCAGCCGGGAGGTGGGCAAGACCGGCTTcagctgccagctgctcccGCTGGCCctaggtgaggggggggggtgg aaggtggagaagaaggaggagcaggcggAGGGTGATGGtacagagaaggaggaggaagaggaggtggaggagaaggacagAGTCATCTTCGTCCACTACGACCAGAGGAAGGTGATGGTGTCCCAGCTCCACCCTCTGGAGAGCCCAGCCCCGCCCGACTCGGAGGAAACCTCAGAACTCAGACAG ATGTTCTGGACGGTGGGCCGCAGCGAGCCGCTCTTCCTGAAGGATAAGTACGACGACGGGCCGCTGAAGATGAGCCACTGGCAGTCGGAGGGCCGCGAGGCCAGCATCCTGGTGGAGCTGATGAAGCTGGCCTCCACCCCGCTCTGCCTGCTGCTGGCCTGGGTGCTGGGCGCCTGGGGCTGGGTCACTGGCACACG gctGCTGAACCTCCCTCCTCTGCGCTTCCTGTCCAGTAAGCTGTCCTCCTGCGTTCAGCTGAGCCACAGGACCGCCCACATGAAGACCGTGGCCTCCTTAGACAGAGCCACCAGCCACACAGACTTCatgag GAAGGCCAACGTGCTGGTGTCCGTGCTGCTGGACGTCTTCCTGGGGCTGCTCTTCATCTCCTGGCTCTACCGAGAGCAGCGGCTGGCCCGCCTGGCCAGCGCCCTGATGCCCGCCGCAGAC cgtgtctccaaggagctggaggagctgctccaGTGGCTGATGGGAGCTCCGGCCGGACTGAAGATGAACCGAGCCCTGGACCAGGTGCTGGGGCGCTTCTTCCTCTACCACATCCACCTCTGGAtca GCTACCTGCGGCTGCTGGCTCCCTTCCTGGAGGTGATCCTGTGGTATGGAGGTCTGTCCGCGGCCCTAGGCCTGACCttcgccctctctctgctgtcggACATGCTGGCCCTCCTCACCTTCCACATCTACTGCTTCTACGTCTACGGAGCCAG gctcTACTGTATGAAGCTCTACGGTCTCTGTTCTCTCTGGAGACTCTTCAGAGGCAGGAAGTGGAACGTTCTGCGGCAGAGAGTCGACTCGTGCTGCTACGACCTGGACCAG CTCTTCATCGGGACCCTCCTCTTCACCATCTTGTTGTTCCTGCTGCCCACCACAGCCCTCTACTACCTGGTCTTCACCATG CTGCGTCTGATGGTGGTGGCCCTGCAGGGCGTGCTGCACCTCAGCGTGGACCTCATCAACTCCTTCCCCGTGTTCGCCCTCGGCCTCCGCGTCTTCACACCGTACCGCCTGGCTG agGGGGTGAAGTTTCGAGTTCTGTCTGATGAGCCTGGGACAGCCTTACATCTGCTTATGGAG ATGAACGCTCTGGGGTTCGGTTCGGTGGTCCAGACCTACCGGACCCCCACCTACAGCTGCTACCCGCCGGACTCCTGGGGCGCCCTGCTCAGGAAGCTCTTCGTGGGGGAGCTGGTGTTCCCCTGGAAACGCAAGACCACCAAGACAGACTGA